One genomic segment of Profundibacter amoris includes these proteins:
- the tsf gene encoding translation elongation factor Ts → MAITAAMVKELRDSTGAGMMDAKKALVENNGDMEAAVDWLRTKGLAKAAKKSGRTAAEGLVAVKVDGGKGVAVEVNSETDFVAKNADFQGMVGGIADVALTVDGIDALNAADMGGKSVADTVTDKIAVIGENMSVRRMTTLSGDQVVSYVHNAVTDGMGKIGVLVALKGDNEAFGRQVAMHIAAVNPASLSEDDLDPAVVEREKTVLTEQARESGKPEQVIEKMIIGRMKKFLSEVTLLGQSFVINPDLTVGAAAKEAGVEITGFARLEVGEGIEKKEEDFAAEVAKMNS, encoded by the coding sequence ATGGCGATTACAGCTGCAATGGTAAAAGAGCTTCGTGACAGCACTGGCGCTGGCATGATGGACGCAAAAAAAGCACTGGTCGAAAACAACGGTGACATGGAAGCCGCGGTTGACTGGCTGCGCACCAAAGGTCTGGCCAAGGCGGCCAAGAAATCGGGCCGCACGGCGGCCGAGGGTCTGGTGGCTGTCAAGGTTGATGGCGGCAAGGGTGTTGCTGTCGAGGTGAACTCGGAAACCGACTTTGTTGCAAAGAACGCCGATTTTCAGGGAATGGTTGGCGGAATCGCCGATGTTGCCCTGACCGTTGACGGTATCGACGCTTTGAATGCCGCGGATATGGGTGGTAAATCGGTTGCCGATACCGTGACCGACAAGATCGCCGTAATTGGTGAAAACATGTCGGTGCGCCGCATGACCACGCTGTCTGGCGATCAGGTTGTATCCTACGTGCATAATGCTGTGACAGACGGTATGGGCAAAATCGGCGTGCTGGTTGCGCTGAAGGGTGACAACGAAGCCTTCGGCCGTCAGGTTGCCATGCACATCGCCGCTGTAAACCCTGCATCCTTGTCCGAGGATGATCTGGACCCGGCTGTTGTCGAGCGTGAAAAAACCGTTCTGACCGAGCAAGCCCGCGAATCCGGCAAACCCGAGCAAGTGATCGAAAAGATGATCATTGGCCGGATGAAGAAATTCCTGTCGGAAGTGACCCTGCTGGGCCAGTCTTTCGTGATCAACCCCGATCTGACAGTTGGGGCTGCCGCCAAAGAAGCCGGCGTCGAGATCACCGGGTTTGCCCGCCTTGAAGTGGGCGAGGGGATCGAGAAAAAAGAAGAAGACTTTGCTGCAGAAGTTGCAAAGATGAACAGCTAG
- the rpsB gene encoding 30S ribosomal protein S2 → MALPEFTMRQLLEAGVHFGHQTQRWNPKMAPFIYGSRNGIHILDLTQTVPMLDQALQAVRDVAAKGGRILFVGTKRQAAGPIADAAEKCAQYYMNHRWLGGTLTNWQTISKSIKRLKDHDELLESGAEGLTKKERLGIEREQAKLQASLGGIREMGTTPDLIFVIDVRKEDLAIAEANKLGIPVVAVVDSNCNPDGIDYIIPGNDDAARAIALYTDLVARAALDGMTAQMGAAGIDLGEMEEAPVEEVIAEAPAEEKPAADEKPAEEAKAEEPAKDEKAAAEG, encoded by the coding sequence ATGGCACTTCCTGAATTTACCATGCGGCAGCTGCTTGAAGCTGGCGTACACTTTGGCCACCAGACACAACGCTGGAATCCCAAGATGGCTCCGTTCATCTACGGATCGCGCAACGGCATCCACATCCTCGACCTGACGCAAACTGTTCCGATGCTGGACCAGGCCCTGCAGGCCGTTCGCGATGTTGCCGCCAAGGGCGGCCGTATCCTGTTCGTCGGCACCAAACGTCAGGCCGCCGGCCCGATTGCCGATGCTGCTGAAAAATGCGCACAGTATTATATGAACCACCGTTGGCTGGGCGGCACGCTGACCAACTGGCAGACCATTTCCAAGTCGATCAAACGGCTGAAAGACCACGACGAACTGCTGGAAAGCGGCGCCGAGGGTCTGACCAAGAAAGAGCGTCTGGGCATCGAACGCGAGCAGGCCAAACTGCAAGCCAGCCTTGGCGGCATCCGCGAAATGGGCACCACGCCTGATTTGATCTTTGTGATCGACGTTCGCAAAGAAGATCTGGCCATCGCCGAAGCCAACAAACTGGGCATCCCCGTTGTGGCTGTGGTTGACTCCAACTGTAACCCTGACGGTATCGACTACATCATCCCGGGCAATGACGATGCGGCGCGTGCGATTGCACTTTATACCGATCTGGTGGCCCGTGCGGCACTGGACGGCATGACCGCGCAAATGGGCGCAGCCGGTATTGATCTGGGCGAAATGGAAGAAGCACCGGTCGAAGAAGTGATTGCCGAGGCACCGGCAGAAGAAAAGCCGGCCGCAGACGAGAAACCTGCCGAAGAAGCAAAAGCCGAAGAGCCGGCCAAAGACGAAAAAGCCGCTGCCGAAGGCTAA
- a CDS encoding HupE/UreJ family protein, whose translation MGRNMFFMGGKLTLAAILSTLLLFTSTLNVLAHEVSPSIGDFTTGDGKITLEIRLNLEAFVAGIDLDGVANTNETEQSGDYDSLRALEPAALENRLKDVWPNIRNGLHLRAGGADVPLDLVGIRIDEVGDVEFPRTSFLTLTGELPADTTTIRFNWNKKFGTIVLRQNGVDEGYTGYLSSGQSSPDIPVSGGAKQTRWQVFSQYIPIGFEHILPLGVDHILFVLGLFFLSIHLRPLLWQISAFTLAHTVTLALGAMGWVTVPSSIVEPLIAASITYVAIENVFTSGLSKWRPLVIFGFGLLHGLGFASVLGEIGLPEDEFFTALISFNVGVELGQLTVISLAFLTVGVWFRNKPWYRSRISIPASLIIAAIGAFWFFERVFL comes from the coding sequence ATGGGCCGGAATATGTTTTTCATGGGCGGCAAGCTGACACTTGCGGCCATATTGTCAACCCTTCTGCTGTTCACATCGACGTTGAATGTGCTGGCCCACGAGGTCAGCCCGTCGATTGGCGATTTCACCACCGGCGACGGGAAAATCACGCTGGAAATTCGGCTGAACCTTGAGGCCTTTGTCGCCGGGATTGATCTGGACGGGGTGGCGAACACCAATGAAACCGAACAATCGGGGGATTATGACAGCCTGCGGGCGCTGGAACCTGCGGCACTTGAGAACCGGCTAAAGGATGTCTGGCCGAACATTCGCAACGGTTTACACCTGCGGGCAGGGGGGGCGGATGTGCCGCTGGATCTGGTCGGGATCAGGATTGACGAGGTGGGCGATGTGGAGTTTCCGCGCACCTCCTTTTTGACGCTGACAGGGGAATTGCCGGCAGACACCACGACAATCCGTTTTAACTGGAACAAAAAATTCGGCACAATCGTGCTGCGCCAGAACGGGGTGGATGAGGGCTATACCGGTTATCTGAGCAGCGGGCAGAGCAGCCCCGATATTCCGGTATCCGGCGGGGCGAAACAGACCCGCTGGCAAGTGTTTTCGCAATATATTCCAATCGGTTTTGAACATATCCTGCCCTTGGGCGTGGATCATATCCTGTTCGTTCTGGGCCTGTTTTTTCTGTCGATCCACCTGCGCCCGCTGCTGTGGCAGATTTCGGCATTTACACTGGCACATACGGTCACGCTGGCGTTGGGGGCGATGGGGTGGGTTACAGTGCCGTCCTCAATCGTCGAGCCGCTGATTGCCGCCTCGATCACCTATGTGGCGATTGAAAATGTGTTCACCTCGGGCCTAAGCAAATGGCGCCCGCTGGTGATCTTTGGCTTTGGCCTGTTGCACGGGTTGGGGTTTGCATCGGTGTTGGGGGAAATCGGCCTGCCCGAGGATGAATTCTTTACGGCGCTGATATCCTTCAATGTCGGGGTGGAACTGGGACAGTTGACGGTGATTTCACTGGCGTTTCTGACCGTTGGCGTGTGGTTCCGCAACAAACCGTGGTATCGCAGCCGCATATCCATCCCCGCGTCGTTGATTATTGCCGCGATCGGCGCCTTTTGGTTCTTTGAACGGGTGTTTCTATAA
- a CDS encoding DUF4198 domain-containing protein — protein sequence MKNIFRPIALILFAMSFWGIALPVLGHEFWLEPQKFQPETGVTVQVKLRNGMKFKGVELGYFDDRTAVFDIIQNGTRTQVQARAGDFPAFSRPILTDGLMVLIYQSKFSKLQYNKFEKFVAFVEHKSFDGVVERHKERGLPMERFNEVYTRFCKSLIGVGSGAGQDAATGMETEFVALTNPYTDDLSDGFTVQVLYQGAPRVDAQVEVFERAPDNTITVTYHRTDGQGHATVPVKPGHTYLFDAVVLREPAQTLADETNAVWESLWASLTFATPN from the coding sequence ATGAAAAACATATTCCGGCCCATAGCCCTGATCCTTTTTGCGATGTCCTTTTGGGGAATCGCCCTGCCTGTCCTTGGTCACGAGTTTTGGCTTGAACCGCAAAAGTTTCAACCCGAAACCGGTGTGACTGTGCAGGTTAAATTGCGCAACGGTATGAAATTCAAAGGCGTGGAGCTGGGATATTTCGATGACCGGACGGCCGTTTTCGACATTATCCAGAATGGCACACGCACCCAGGTTCAGGCCCGCGCGGGCGACTTTCCCGCCTTCTCGAGGCCCATCTTAACTGACGGCCTTATGGTGCTGATATATCAGAGTAAATTCAGTAAACTTCAGTATAATAAATTTGAAAAATTTGTTGCCTTTGTCGAACATAAATCCTTTGATGGTGTGGTTGAACGCCACAAGGAACGCGGCCTGCCGATGGAGCGTTTCAACGAGGTTTACACGCGGTTTTGCAAATCCCTGATCGGGGTTGGCTCAGGGGCGGGACAAGACGCCGCAACAGGTATGGAAACCGAATTTGTTGCTCTGACAAACCCCTATACCGATGATCTGTCGGATGGGTTCACCGTTCAGGTGCTGTATCAGGGCGCCCCCCGAGTGGATGCACAGGTCGAGGTGTTTGAACGCGCACCCGACAATACCATCACCGTTACCTATCATCGCACCGATGGTCAGGGCCATGCCACGGTGCCGGTCAAACCCGGCCATACCTATCTGTTTGACGCCGTGGTACTGCGCGAACCGGCGCAAACGCTGGCTGATGAAACCAATGCCGTGTGGGAATCCCTCTGGGCGTCTTTGACCTTTGCAACGCCGAACTAA
- a CDS encoding PfkB family carbohydrate kinase, producing MKNTSDILCIGSVLWDVIGRSASHMRMGSDVPGRITRLPGGVAMNIAMTLRRFGLTPALLTTIGKDEEGRELLAACQSMGMNCDYVYLSEDLPTDRYMAIEGANGLIAAIADAHSLEAAGDKILRPLENGRLGSAKSPYAGVIALDGNLTLALLETISKSPLFIAADLRVAPASPGKAERLAPLLSHPHATLYVNLEEAGLLCQTTFDTSEQAAHALLGRGAHGILVTDGGNRASVGRKGRVLTQTPPEVLVTRVTGAGDTFMAAHIAAEIRGETPEQALNSALAAAAAYVSGETPL from the coding sequence ATGAAAAACACTTCTGACATTCTGTGCATCGGCAGCGTTCTGTGGGACGTGATCGGCCGCTCTGCCAGCCATATGCGCATGGGGTCAGACGTGCCCGGCCGCATCACCCGCCTGCCCGGTGGCGTGGCAATGAACATCGCCATGACCCTGCGCCGCTTTGGTTTAACCCCTGCCCTACTGACCACCATCGGCAAGGACGAAGAGGGGCGCGAACTGCTGGCGGCCTGTCAAAGCATGGGCATGAATTGCGACTACGTTTACCTGTCCGAAGACCTGCCGACCGACCGCTATATGGCGATCGAGGGGGCCAACGGATTGATCGCCGCCATCGCGGACGCCCATTCACTCGAGGCCGCAGGCGACAAAATCCTGCGCCCGTTGGAAAACGGCCGTCTGGGCAGTGCAAAATCCCCTTATGCCGGCGTGATTGCGCTGGACGGGAACCTGACACTGGCCTTGCTGGAAACCATCAGCAAAAGCCCCCTGTTCATCGCCGCCGACCTGCGCGTCGCCCCCGCCTCGCCCGGCAAGGCCGAGCGGCTGGCGCCCTTGCTGTCCCATCCGCATGCCACCCTATATGTCAATCTGGAGGAAGCAGGCCTGCTGTGCCAAACCACTTTTGACACCTCCGAACAGGCAGCGCATGCCCTGCTGGGGCGCGGTGCGCATGGTATTTTGGTGACCGACGGGGGCAATCGCGCATCGGTCGGCCGCAAAGGCCGCGTCCTCACCCAAACCCCGCCCGAAGTGCTGGTGACCCGTGTCACCGGCGCAGGCGACACCTTTATGGCGGCCCATATCGCCGCTGAAATCCGTGGCGAAACACCGGAACAGGCGCTTAACAGCGCACTTGCCGCCGCCGCCGCCTATGTTTCCGGAGAAACACCCCTATGA
- a CDS encoding pseudouridine-5'-phosphate glycosidase gives MTIPMQFSPEVATALADGTPVVALESTIITHGMPYPQNVETARKVETVVRDGGATPATIAVLNGVLHIGLTDGELETLAQAKDVAKLSRADFAACLATGGTGATTVAATMIAADQAGIRVFATGGIGGVHRGAESTFDISADLQELAQTPVTVVAAGPKAILDVPKTLEVLETLGVPVIVYKQNDIPAFWSRSSGLPAPLRMDSAADIAKAHIMRGALGLPGGQLVANPIPAADEIPQSTLSPVIQQALDEAKAQKIAAKSVTPFLLQRIFELTDGASLIANIALVMNNAALAAAIATALNKQVV, from the coding sequence ATGACCATCCCCATGCAGTTTTCCCCCGAAGTCGCCACCGCACTGGCCGACGGCACCCCCGTTGTGGCGCTGGAAAGCACCATCATCACCCACGGTATGCCCTATCCGCAAAACGTGGAAACCGCCCGCAAGGTGGAAACCGTGGTGCGGGATGGCGGGGCGACTCCGGCCACCATCGCCGTTTTGAACGGGGTGCTGCATATCGGGCTGACGGATGGCGAACTGGAAACCCTTGCACAGGCCAAAGATGTTGCCAAACTGTCGCGCGCCGATTTCGCGGCCTGTCTGGCCACGGGCGGCACAGGCGCGACCACAGTCGCCGCCACCATGATCGCCGCCGATCAGGCCGGTATCCGGGTGTTTGCCACCGGCGGCATTGGCGGTGTGCATCGTGGCGCGGAATCCACCTTCGACATTTCCGCCGACCTGCAAGAGCTGGCCCAAACCCCCGTCACCGTGGTGGCAGCAGGGCCAAAGGCCATTCTGGATGTGCCCAAAACACTTGAGGTTCTCGAAACATTAGGTGTGCCGGTTATCGTCTACAAACAAAACGATATTCCGGCCTTCTGGTCCCGCTCCTCCGGTCTGCCCGCCCCGCTGCGAATGGACAGTGCCGCCGATATTGCCAAGGCGCATATTATGCGCGGCGCGTTGGGCCTGCCCGGCGGCCAACTGGTTGCGAATCCAATCCCTGCTGCCGATGAAATTCCACAAAGCACGCTCTCCCCGGTTATCCAACAAGCATTGGACGAGGCCAAAGCACAGAAAATTGCCGCCAAATCTGTCACCCCCTTCCTGCTGCAACGCATTTTCGAGCTGACCGACGGCGCGTCCTTAATCGCGAATATCGCGTTGGTAATGAACAATGCAGCCCTTGCAGCAGCGATTGCGACCGCATTAAATAAACAGGTTGTTTAA